Proteins co-encoded in one Papaver somniferum cultivar HN1 chromosome 5, ASM357369v1, whole genome shotgun sequence genomic window:
- the LOC113281119 gene encoding CASP-like protein 1F1, producing the protein MGSLQEQIPFLKIGRKFVYVETPMRIIGIISSLISIVLMVTYKQVSVFLGVEFVAKYSYSPAFKYFVVANGVACFFSAVSLFLVKPCSKNPDQNKYFIIFMTDLVATVFCATGCAAATSFGYTALHGNEHTGWMKICDQFKKFCHRSIESIVLAYFASLLFLFLTIWSAWKSSKLHGVIDCK; encoded by the exons ATGGGGAGTTTGCAAGAGCAAATTCCATTTCTTAAAATCGGTAGAAAGTTCGTTTATGTTGAAACTCCTATGAGGATTATAGGGATTATATCTTCATTGATCTCCATAGTATTAATGGTCACATATAAGCAAGTGTCAGTGTTTCTTGGTGTTGAATTTGTTGCCAAGTATTCTTACTCTCCTGCTTTCAA GTACTTTGTAGTGGCGAATGGAGTTGCATGTTTCTTCTCGGCCGTGTCGCTGTTTTTAGTTAAACCATGTTCGAAAAATCCAGATCAAAACAAGtatttcatcatcttcatgacTGATTTG GTGGCGACAGTGTTTTGTGCAACAGGATGTGCAGCTGCAACATCATTCGGATATACTGCTCTTCACGGGAACGAACATACGGGCTGGATGAAAATATGTGATCAGTTCAAGAAATTCTGTCACAGAAGCATTGAGTCTATAGTTTTAGCCTACTTTGCATCTCTGCTCTTCCTATTTTTAACCATCTGGTCTGCATGGAAATCGAGCAAATTACATGGAGTAATTGATTGCAAATAA